The proteins below are encoded in one region of Amycolatopsis acidiphila:
- a CDS encoding Stk1 family PASTA domain-containing Ser/Thr kinase, which translates to MTTTDTGLAGTLLERRYRVDSPIARGGMSSVYRGVDTRLDRPVAIKIMDPRFADDRSFVERFEREARSAAKLHHPNVVTVHDQGVDADHVFLVMELVDGGTLRDLLEERGHLDVPLALAITEQMLAALAAAHAAGLVHRDVKPENVLIGRTGTPPTGVVKVADFGLVRAVASAGTTSSSVILGTVAYLAPEQVTTGLAGERGDVYSAGIVLYEMLTGQAPYIGDTAISVAYRHVNDDVPAPSTVIPGVPPALDDLVRRATRRDPELRPADAGAFLHELRRIRASLGMGPVAVPVPGDKPAPSLPDAERTVPAFAPVGNPSPVTGPRGTRAIPRTMAAPAFPRTPPPAPPDEPRPDGGAKRPALIWSLAAAALVLFGIGIWWVAAGPTSVDRTAIPQVAGMDQATAAKTLSDAGFTPKFTQQRNNTVAAGLAVRSDPGAGSGAVHGSQVTVVLSSGRPTVPDISSNTSLTQAETAIIAAELIPQHDANADQFSTTVASGNVISVNPQPGTQLDVNAPVSIIVSKGQPPQPVPDVVGLPRDQAFAKLQAAGFQPFDAGSEFSNDVPAGAVTKTSPAEGGQVSDGSKRVGVFTNNAVEVPSVVGQPVQQAMQALQQAGLQVDVKGRNHGFGIVIQQDPDGGSLVKKGTKVTLRSFP; encoded by the coding sequence GTGACAACCACCGACACCGGTCTGGCCGGAACGCTCCTCGAGCGGCGTTACCGGGTCGACTCCCCGATCGCCCGGGGCGGCATGTCCTCGGTGTACCGGGGCGTCGACACCCGGCTGGATCGTCCGGTCGCCATCAAGATCATGGACCCGCGGTTCGCCGACGACAGGTCCTTCGTCGAGCGCTTCGAACGCGAAGCCCGCTCCGCCGCGAAGCTGCACCACCCCAACGTGGTCACCGTGCACGACCAGGGCGTCGACGCCGACCACGTCTTCCTGGTGATGGAGCTGGTCGACGGCGGCACCCTGCGTGACCTGCTGGAGGAGCGCGGCCACCTCGACGTGCCGCTCGCGCTGGCCATCACCGAGCAGATGCTCGCGGCGCTGGCCGCCGCGCACGCCGCCGGCCTCGTGCATCGCGACGTGAAGCCCGAGAACGTGCTGATCGGGCGCACCGGCACGCCGCCGACCGGCGTGGTGAAGGTCGCCGACTTCGGCCTGGTCCGCGCGGTGGCGAGCGCCGGCACCACCAGCTCCAGCGTCATCCTGGGCACCGTCGCCTACCTCGCGCCCGAGCAGGTCACCACCGGCCTCGCCGGCGAGCGCGGCGATGTCTATTCGGCGGGCATCGTGCTGTACGAGATGCTGACGGGCCAGGCCCCCTACATCGGGGACACCGCGATCTCGGTGGCGTACCGGCACGTCAACGACGATGTCCCGGCCCCGAGCACGGTCATCCCCGGGGTGCCGCCCGCGCTGGACGACCTCGTCCGCCGCGCCACCCGCCGGGACCCGGAGCTGCGGCCCGCGGACGCGGGTGCCTTCCTGCACGAGCTGCGCCGGATCCGGGCGTCGCTCGGGATGGGGCCGGTCGCCGTGCCGGTGCCCGGGGACAAGCCGGCGCCGTCGTTGCCGGACGCGGAACGAACCGTGCCCGCGTTCGCTCCGGTGGGAAACCCCTCACCGGTCACCGGCCCGCGTGGCACGCGGGCGATCCCGCGCACGATGGCGGCGCCCGCGTTCCCCCGGACGCCCCCGCCCGCTCCGCCGGACGAACCACGGCCGGACGGCGGAGCCAAGCGGCCGGCGCTGATCTGGTCGCTCGCCGCGGCCGCGCTCGTGCTGTTCGGGATCGGGATCTGGTGGGTCGCCGCCGGGCCGACGTCGGTCGACAGGACGGCGATACCGCAGGTCGCGGGCATGGACCAGGCCACCGCGGCGAAGACGCTGAGCGATGCCGGGTTCACCCCGAAGTTCACCCAGCAGCGCAACAACACCGTGGCCGCGGGCCTCGCCGTGCGCAGCGACCCGGGCGCCGGGTCGGGTGCCGTGCACGGCAGCCAGGTCACCGTCGTGCTGTCCTCCGGGCGCCCCACCGTGCCCGACATCAGCTCCAACACCTCGCTCACGCAGGCGGAGACCGCCATCATCGCGGCCGAGCTGATCCCGCAGCACGACGCGAACGCCGACCAGTTCAGCACCACCGTGGCCAGCGGGAACGTCATCAGCGTCAACCCGCAGCCCGGCACCCAGCTCGACGTGAACGCGCCCGTGTCGATCATCGTGTCGAAGGGCCAGCCGCCGCAGCCGGTACCGGACGTCGTCGGGCTGCCGCGCGATCAGGCGTTCGCGAAGCTGCAGGCCGCCGGTTTCCAGCCGTTCGACGCGGGTAGCGAGTTCTCCAACGACGTCCCGGCGGGCGCGGTGACGAAGACGAGCCCGGCGGAGGGCGGTCAGGTCTCCGACGGCAGCAAGCGCGTCGGCGTGTTCACCAACAACGCCGTCGAGGTGCCCTCGGTCGTCGGGCAGCCGGTCCAGCAGGCCATGCAGGCGCTCCAGCAGGCCGGACTCCAGGTGGATGTCAAGGGACGTAACCACGGTTTCGGGATCGTCATCCAGCAGGACCCGGACGGGGGCAGTCTCGTGAAGAAGGGGACGAAGGTAACCCTCCGGTCGTTTCCCTGA
- a CDS encoding wax ester/triacylglycerol synthase family O-acyltransferase, which translates to MAGRQLSGLDVAFLCLEGGTTPMHMGAVVIFSPDGEISPARIATLLAERAARVRWLRRRVTPTLLPPGGARWAEDPAFDAERHIQVRELDGDCTEDALASHAAQWIEEPLNLRRPPWQVRVVTGLSGEKFALLLKLHHSFTDGAGAFAVAAGLLDELPVTATILAAAEQPAKPRSRLTVLKDTISEAGQNAGIASAMLRAVRPYPVSPLAAPSSPTRRLGFARLDLADIRTIRARHGGTANDVLLAVLSGALRRWMTDRGQRVEGRPLRALIPVSTRGRDSGASANQLSGYLCELPVHVEDPVQRLHEIRRSMNAAKAAGPLAGAGAVPVLAGRIPAPVHRVATRFAGQAAGLLFDTVITNVPLPKLDLTLDGTPLSEVYPLVPLAARHAVGIAAAVYDGNVHIGLQVNGAAVADTGSLRDAVLKSAAELYERSV; encoded by the coding sequence ATGGCCGGCCGTCAGCTCAGCGGGCTCGATGTCGCTTTTCTCTGTCTCGAGGGTGGAACGACTCCCATGCACATGGGCGCGGTGGTGATCTTCTCGCCGGACGGGGAGATCTCGCCGGCGCGGATCGCGACCCTGCTGGCCGAACGGGCCGCGCGAGTCCGCTGGCTGCGCAGGCGCGTCACCCCGACGCTGTTGCCGCCGGGCGGCGCACGATGGGCCGAGGACCCGGCATTCGACGCGGAGCGCCACATCCAGGTGCGCGAGCTCGACGGCGACTGCACCGAGGACGCGCTCGCTTCCCATGCGGCGCAATGGATCGAGGAGCCGCTGAACCTGCGCCGCCCGCCGTGGCAGGTGCGGGTGGTGACCGGGCTGTCCGGCGAGAAGTTCGCGCTGCTGCTCAAACTGCACCACTCGTTCACCGACGGGGCCGGTGCCTTCGCCGTCGCCGCCGGGCTGCTGGACGAACTACCGGTCACCGCCACGATCCTGGCGGCCGCCGAGCAGCCGGCCAAGCCACGCTCGCGGCTGACGGTGCTCAAGGACACGATCAGCGAGGCCGGGCAGAACGCCGGGATCGCGTCGGCGATGCTGCGGGCCGTCCGGCCGTATCCGGTTTCGCCTTTGGCGGCGCCGAGTTCGCCCACCCGGCGGCTCGGTTTCGCCCGGCTGGACCTCGCCGACATCCGCACCATCCGCGCCAGGCACGGGGGCACGGCGAACGACGTGCTGCTCGCGGTCCTCTCCGGCGCGCTGCGGCGCTGGATGACCGACCGCGGCCAGCGCGTCGAGGGGCGGCCACTGCGGGCACTGATCCCGGTCAGCACCCGGGGCCGTGACAGCGGAGCGTCGGCGAACCAGCTTTCCGGTTACCTGTGCGAACTGCCGGTGCACGTCGAGGACCCGGTCCAGCGGCTGCACGAGATCCGCCGGTCGATGAACGCCGCCAAGGCGGCGGGCCCGCTGGCCGGGGCGGGTGCGGTGCCGGTGCTCGCGGGGCGTATCCCGGCGCCGGTGCACCGCGTGGCCACCAGGTTCGCCGGGCAGGCGGCGGGCTTGCTGTTCGACACGGTCATCACCAACGTGCCGCTGCCCAAGCTCGACCTCACCCTCGACGGCACACCGTTGAGCGAGGTGTACCCGCTGGTACCGCTCGCGGCACGGCACGCGGTGGGCATCGCCGCCGCGGTGTACGACGGGAATGTCCACATCGGACTACAGGTGAACGGGGCCGCGGTGGCGGACACGGGGTCGCTGCGGGACGCCGTGCTGAAGTCGGCAGCGGAGCTTTACGAGAGATCCGTCTGA
- a CDS encoding class II 3-deoxy-7-phosphoheptulonate synthase has protein sequence MLGVVNWTVDVPVDTLPELPPLPPELRERLDDALSRPAAQQPEWPDVDATRRVRGVLESVPPITVPVEIDRLRERLGMVARGEAFMLQGGDCAETFESNTEPHIRANLRTLLQMAVVLTYGASLPVVKVGRIAGQYAKPRSNAIDALGLPVYRGDIVNSLVAKPELRVPDPGRMIRAYANAGAAMNLVRALTVSGQADLTKVHDWNKDFVRTSPAGERYEALAGEIDRGLRFMSACGVTDTSLHSTEIFASHEALLLDYERALLRLDNADATNPKLYNLSSHFLWIGERTRQLDGAHIAFAELLANPIGVKIGPTTSPDQAVDYVERLDPHNEPGRLTLISRMGNGKVREVLPAIVEKVEATGHKVIWQCDPMHGNTHESSTGYKTRHFDRIIDEVQGFFEVHHKLGSYPGGIHVELTGEDVTECLGGAQEISDVDLAGRYETACDPRLNTQQSLELAFLVAEMLRG, from the coding sequence ATCCTGGGTGTCGTGAACTGGACCGTGGACGTCCCCGTCGACACCCTCCCCGAACTGCCCCCGCTCCCGCCCGAGCTGCGTGAACGGCTCGACGACGCGCTCTCGCGGCCCGCCGCGCAGCAACCGGAGTGGCCGGACGTGGACGCGACCCGCAGGGTCCGCGGCGTGCTGGAGAGCGTGCCGCCGATCACCGTGCCGGTCGAGATCGACCGGCTGCGCGAGCGGCTCGGGATGGTCGCCCGCGGCGAGGCGTTCATGCTGCAGGGCGGCGACTGCGCCGAGACGTTCGAGTCGAACACCGAGCCGCACATCCGCGCGAACCTGCGCACGCTGCTGCAGATGGCCGTCGTGCTCACCTACGGCGCGAGCCTGCCGGTGGTGAAGGTCGGCCGGATCGCCGGCCAGTACGCCAAGCCGCGCTCGAACGCGATCGACGCGCTGGGCCTGCCGGTGTACCGGGGCGACATCGTCAACTCGCTGGTCGCCAAGCCCGAGCTGCGGGTGCCGGACCCGGGCCGGATGATCCGCGCCTACGCGAACGCCGGCGCGGCGATGAACCTGGTCCGCGCGCTCACCGTGTCCGGGCAGGCGGACCTGACGAAGGTGCACGACTGGAACAAGGACTTCGTGCGCACCTCGCCCGCGGGCGAGCGGTACGAGGCACTGGCGGGCGAGATCGACCGTGGGCTGCGGTTCATGTCGGCCTGCGGGGTGACCGACACCTCACTGCACTCGACGGAGATCTTCGCCAGCCACGAGGCGCTGCTGCTCGACTACGAGCGGGCGCTGCTGCGGCTGGACAACGCCGACGCGACCAACCCGAAGCTGTACAACCTCTCGTCGCACTTCCTGTGGATCGGCGAGCGCACCCGCCAGCTCGACGGCGCGCACATCGCGTTCGCCGAGCTGCTGGCGAACCCGATCGGCGTGAAGATCGGCCCGACCACGTCGCCGGACCAGGCGGTGGACTACGTCGAGCGGCTCGACCCGCACAACGAGCCGGGGCGGCTGACGTTGATCTCGCGGATGGGCAACGGCAAGGTGCGCGAGGTGCTGCCCGCCATCGTGGAGAAGGTCGAGGCCACCGGGCACAAGGTGATCTGGCAGTGCGACCCGATGCACGGGAACACGCACGAGTCGTCCACCGGGTACAAGACGCGGCACTTCGACCGGATCATCGACGAGGTGCAGGGTTTCTTCGAGGTGCACCACAAGCTGGGCAGCTACCCCGGCGGGATCCACGTGGAGCTGACCGGCGAGGACGTGACGGAGTGCCTCGGCGGGGCGCAGGAGATCTCGGACGTGGACCTGGCAGGCCGCTACGAGACGGCTTGCGACCCGCGCCTGAACACCCAGCAGTCGCTGGAGCTGGCGTTCCTGGTGGCGGAGATGCTGCGGGGTTGA
- a CDS encoding 2'-5' RNA ligase family protein, with the protein MPVPTAAWLSRATRSALIVPVPETERLVTAHRRTLGTPVSSTVPAHVTVLYPFVHPARIGAATLGELAAALAAVPAFDCVFAQVRWFDDEVVWLEPKPDEHFRSLTRAVCERFPAHLPYQGEHPDTVPHLTVVDSRSGDPAGKRRIATDIAAHLPVHARIDRVRLVAGEDEYGPWRTITEFALPDPPG; encoded by the coding sequence ATGCCGGTCCCCACTGCTGCATGGCTTTCGCGTGCGACGAGAAGCGCGCTCATCGTTCCGGTTCCCGAAACCGAGCGACTGGTGACCGCACACCGGCGCACACTGGGCACTCCGGTGTCCTCGACGGTACCGGCGCACGTGACGGTGCTCTACCCGTTCGTGCACCCGGCCCGGATCGGCGCGGCGACGCTCGGCGAGCTGGCGGCGGCGCTGGCGGCGGTCCCGGCGTTCGACTGCGTGTTCGCGCAGGTCAGGTGGTTCGATGACGAGGTAGTGTGGCTGGAGCCCAAGCCGGATGAGCACTTCCGCTCGCTGACCCGGGCGGTCTGCGAGCGCTTTCCGGCGCACCTGCCCTACCAGGGCGAGCATCCGGACACGGTGCCGCATTTGACGGTGGTGGACAGCCGCAGTGGCGACCCGGCAGGCAAGCGGCGGATCGCCACGGACATCGCCGCACACCTGCCGGTGCACGCCCGGATCGATCGCGTCCGCCTGGTCGCGGGCGAGGACGAGTACGGCCCATGGCGGACGATCACCGAGTTCGCCCTGCCCGACCCCCCGGGTTGA